One window from the genome of Candidatus Synechococcus calcipolaris G9 encodes:
- a CDS encoding vitamin K epoxide reductase family protein: MVRRRSTPWIHRWSRVLIAAIAGLGMVVTGYLTVASFTNTDVACPSEGCDIVLASPWASIFGLPLSLFGLGSYLGILGLALIPLAVQKPEQKELRLKLDETTWFLLFLGGVGMSVFSGYLMYILATAIKAPCPYCFMSAAFSLALLGLTIFGKDWGDRGQLFFTGIIMAVVTLVLTFGIYNSKMASDSDDGPGPPVTTTSGPAEIALARHLTDTGAVMYGAYWCSHCHDQKQLFGKEAAKQIPYIECDANGKDPQVELCQAKAIRGYPTWEINEQMYSGSRPLTELGQLTNYTGSYSFQNIP, from the coding sequence ATGGTTCGTCGTCGATCTACCCCTTGGATCCATCGCTGGTCTCGTGTCCTAATTGCCGCGATCGCTGGACTTGGTATGGTTGTGACCGGTTATCTCACCGTGGCCAGCTTCACGAATACGGATGTGGCCTGCCCATCGGAAGGTTGCGATATTGTCTTGGCCAGTCCTTGGGCCTCCATTTTTGGCTTACCCCTCTCCCTGTTTGGTCTTGGGTCCTACCTAGGCATTTTGGGGCTGGCCCTGATTCCCCTGGCAGTGCAGAAGCCTGAGCAAAAAGAACTACGGCTGAAGTTAGACGAAACTACCTGGTTCCTCCTGTTTCTGGGGGGCGTGGGCATGAGCGTCTTCAGTGGCTATCTCATGTATATTTTGGCCACGGCCATTAAAGCTCCCTGTCCCTACTGCTTTATGTCCGCTGCCTTTAGTTTGGCATTGCTGGGCTTAACCATTTTCGGTAAGGATTGGGGCGATCGCGGTCAACTCTTTTTTACGGGCATCATTATGGCCGTTGTCACCCTCGTCCTTACCTTTGGCATTTACAACAGCAAAATGGCCAGTGATAGTGATGATGGCCCTGGCCCACCCGTAACCACCACCTCGGGCCCTGCGGAAATTGCCCTCGCCCGCCATCTGACCGACACCGGCGCAGTGATGTATGGGGCCTATTGGTGTTCCCATTGCCATGATCAAAAACAACTCTTTGGTAAGGAAGCTGCGAAACAAATTCCCTACATTGAATGTGATGCCAACGGCAAGGATCCCCAAGTCGAACTTTGCCAAGCCAAGGCCATTCGTGGCTATCCCACCTGGGAAATTAATGAGCAGATGTATTCCGGCTCCCGTCCCTTAACGGAACTCGGTCAATTGACGAACTATACGGGTTCCTATAGCTTTCAAAATATTCCCTAG
- a CDS encoding single-stranded DNA-binding protein, which translates to MNSCVLMAEVIEQPELRYTQDGQTPVTTMLVQFASLRSDDPVNTLRVIGWGGMAQKIQDECKTGDRLIIEGRLSMNTIDRPEGFKEKRAELNASRIYAVQGDIVDHPTQSASATTPTASPRPVATPIPAPAPATPTAAPLTPPLPADDPGLDEVPF; encoded by the coding sequence ATGAATAGCTGCGTCCTCATGGCCGAGGTTATCGAACAGCCCGAATTACGTTATACCCAAGACGGACAAACCCCAGTGACAACCATGCTGGTTCAGTTTGCCAGTCTCCGTAGTGATGATCCTGTCAATACCTTACGGGTGATTGGTTGGGGGGGGATGGCCCAAAAAATACAAGATGAATGTAAAACCGGCGATCGCCTGATCATTGAAGGTCGCCTCAGTATGAACACCATTGATCGGCCCGAGGGCTTTAAGGAAAAACGGGCAGAACTCAATGCCAGCCGCATCTATGCGGTTCAAGGTGATATTGTCGATCACCCCACTCAATCTGCATCTGCGACCACACCAACGGCTTCCCCACGCCCCGTTGCCACCCCCATCCCTGCCCCTGCACCGGCCACCCCCACCGCTGCTCCCTTAACTCCGCCGCTCCCCGCCGATGATCCAGGACTAGATGAAGTTCCCTTTTAA
- a CDS encoding DUF1995 family protein has protein sequence MSLPDSLDTAVRQAQEATEAALKDGHNRLQIEIILGDLNVMDMARQYLDLFAPQGEHLKVFFADAGAAALARRDWGETAFSIRGVSELLEPVQDSDQAVVIIAPTPVEVTDIEKMCLTAGDRPFVLLNPKLQDVAIVGIGYAGRQLRERFLNTLEPCYYLRPLAEDTVLFRAYPAPWQIWHSDPTEQFQCLSEFDHRPSGEEIERCLMGQTPGQSSEAGTRSFWNRLNRFLRALQQ, from the coding sequence ATGTCCCTCCCCGATAGTCTAGATACTGCCGTTCGTCAGGCCCAAGAAGCCACCGAAGCAGCCCTCAAGGATGGCCATAACCGTCTCCAAATTGAGATTATCCTGGGGGATCTCAATGTCATGGATATGGCTCGGCAATACCTTGATCTTTTTGCTCCTCAGGGGGAACATCTCAAGGTTTTTTTCGCCGATGCTGGGGCCGCGGCCTTGGCCCGACGGGATTGGGGCGAAACGGCCTTCTCTATTCGCGGTGTCAGTGAATTACTCGAACCCGTGCAAGACTCCGATCAGGCGGTGGTCATCATTGCACCGACCCCAGTGGAAGTCACCGATATTGAAAAAATGTGTCTAACGGCGGGCGATCGCCCCTTTGTACTCCTCAATCCCAAACTCCAAGACGTGGCGATCGTGGGCATTGGTTACGCCGGGCGACAACTGCGGGAACGCTTTTTGAATACCCTTGAACCCTGCTATTATCTCCGTCCCTTAGCCGAAGACACGGTGCTTTTTCGGGCCTATCCGGCCCCCTGGCAAATCTGGCACAGCGACCCAACGGAACAATTTCAATGCTTGTCGGAGTTTGACCATCGCCCCAGTGGGGAAGAAATTGAGCGGTGTCTGATGGGGCAAACCCCTGGGCAATCCTCAGAAGCAGGAACAAGGAGTTTTTGGAACCGTCTGAATCGCTTTTTACGGGCCCTGCAACAGTGA
- a CDS encoding DUF2442 domain-containing protein → MIPKVLEAKPLKGYRLWLRFNDGLTGIVDLEGELWGPVFEPLKDSAAFSQAYVDPELETVAWPNGADFAPEFLYQAVAPQVATS, encoded by the coding sequence ATGATCCCAAAAGTCTTAGAAGCAAAACCACTGAAAGGATACCGCCTCTGGCTCAGGTTCAATGATGGCTTGACCGGCATCGTTGATCTAGAAGGTGAGCTATGGGGGCCTGTTTTCGAGCCACTGAAGGATAGTGCCGCCTTTTCTCAAGCTTATGTCGATCCTGAGTTGGAAACAGTTGCTTGGCCGAATGGGGCTGATTTTGCGCCCGAGTTTCTATACCAGGCCGTCGCCCCACAAGTCGCTACTAGTTAG
- a CDS encoding DUF4160 domain-containing protein, giving the protein MPEISRFFGIIIAMYYKEHAPPHFHAKYGGREASIRIDTGEVMDGDLGARAARLVEEWRQIHTSDLMTDWELAQLRHPLNKIEPLE; this is encoded by the coding sequence GTGCCGGAAATTAGCCGGTTTTTTGGCATCATCATCGCCATGTACTATAAGGAACATGCTCCACCCCACTTCCATGCGAAGTACGGCGGCAGGGAAGCTTCTATCCGAATTGACACTGGCGAGGTTATGGATGGTGATCTTGGGGCGCGGGCAGCACGCCTCGTTGAAGAATGGCGGCAGATTCATACGTCCGATCTCATGACCGACTGGGAGCTTGCGCAGTTGCGTCATCCATTGAACAAAATCGAGCCGTTGGAGTAG
- the cimA gene encoding citramalate synthase translates to MTSDPLWLYDTTLRDGAQREGISLSLDDKLRIARQLDHLGIPFIEGGWPGANPKDVQFFWHLRENPLTQAEVVAFCATRRPHRRAAEEKMLEPILAAGTRWVTIFGKSWDLHVTEGLKTTLDENLAMIADTIEFLSSQGRRVIYDAEHWFDGYGDNPAYALETLKTAREAGAEWLVLCDTNGGTLPDRVGAIAQEVKDALGEGNCLGIHTHNDSGTAVANALAAVQAGARMVQGTINGYGERCGNANLCTLIPNLQVKLGYNCISETQLGSLSETSRLISEMVNLAPDDHAPFVGLSAFAHKGGIHVSAVQRNPRTYEHIDPAVVGNRRRIVISEQAGISNVLEKARRFGLDLDRQHPLSREILARLKTLEHEGYQFEAAEASFELLIREALEQRRSRFELKGFDVFCRTDSAAWDETMSSQSLATVKLTVDGQEMLTAAEGNGPVSALDAALRKALIPFYPVIAQFHLTDYKVRILDGRAGTSAKTRVLVESSNGRDRWTTVGVSVNIIEASYQAVVEALEYGLLLEDQYQPLGEPSRC, encoded by the coding sequence ATGACTTCTGATCCCCTATGGCTTTATGACACCACGCTGCGGGATGGGGCCCAGCGGGAAGGTATTTCCCTATCCCTAGACGATAAACTCCGCATTGCTCGCCAATTGGATCACCTGGGCATTCCCTTTATTGAAGGGGGCTGGCCCGGTGCGAATCCCAAGGATGTTCAGTTTTTTTGGCATCTAAGGGAAAATCCCCTAACCCAGGCCGAAGTGGTCGCTTTTTGTGCCACTCGTCGCCCCCATCGCCGGGCCGCAGAGGAGAAAATGCTAGAGCCAATTTTGGCGGCCGGGACTCGTTGGGTGACTATTTTTGGTAAATCCTGGGATTTGCACGTAACCGAGGGGCTAAAGACCACCCTGGATGAAAATCTAGCCATGATTGCGGATACGATTGAGTTTCTGAGTAGCCAAGGACGACGGGTGATCTACGATGCCGAGCATTGGTTTGATGGCTATGGGGATAACCCAGCCTATGCCCTGGAAACCCTGAAAACGGCCCGGGAGGCGGGGGCGGAATGGTTAGTTCTCTGTGATACCAATGGCGGTACCTTGCCCGATCGGGTCGGGGCGATCGCCCAAGAGGTAAAGGATGCCCTAGGGGAAGGCAACTGTTTAGGTATCCACACCCATAATGATTCGGGAACAGCGGTGGCCAATGCCCTTGCGGCGGTTCAAGCGGGGGCACGGATGGTTCAGGGTACCATTAATGGCTATGGGGAACGCTGTGGCAACGCCAATCTTTGTACGCTCATCCCCAATCTTCAGGTCAAACTGGGCTATAACTGCATTTCTGAGACCCAACTGGGCAGTCTCAGTGAAACCAGTCGCCTAATTAGTGAAATGGTCAATTTGGCCCCCGATGATCACGCCCCCTTTGTCGGTCTATCTGCCTTTGCCCATAAGGGTGGCATCCATGTGAGTGCCGTCCAGCGCAACCCCCGCACCTACGAGCATATTGATCCCGCCGTGGTGGGGAACCGTCGCCGCATTGTCATTTCTGAACAGGCTGGGATCAGTAATGTTTTGGAAAAAGCTCGCCGCTTTGGCTTAGATCTGGATCGCCAGCATCCCCTCAGCCGCGAAATTCTTGCCCGCCTAAAAACCCTTGAACACGAAGGGTATCAATTTGAGGCAGCGGAAGCCAGTTTTGAACTCCTGATTCGAGAAGCCCTGGAACAACGGCGATCGCGCTTTGAACTCAAGGGGTTTGATGTGTTTTGTCGCACCGATTCCGCCGCCTGGGATGAAACGATGTCCAGCCAATCCTTGGCCACCGTGAAGCTCACCGTCGATGGTCAGGAGATGCTCACCGCCGCCGAGGGTAATGGCCCCGTCTCCGCCCTCGATGCCGCCCTACGCAAAGCCCTGATCCCCTTTTATCCGGTGATTGCCCAGTTTCATCTTACGGACTACAAAGTTCGTATCCTGGATGGCAGAGCCGGTACCTCCGCCAAAACCCGTGTGCTTGTGGAATCTAGCAACGGTCGCGATCGCTGGACTACGGTGGGGGTCTCCGTGAATATTATTGAGGCCTCCTATCAAGCCGTTGTTGAGGCCCTGGAATACGGCCTACTCCTAGAGGATCAATATCAACCCCTAGGGGAACCCAGCCGCTGCTGA
- a CDS encoding late competence development ComFB family protein, translated as MTMGIEDIVEQALRNGYLTPTQEAEVGRICDKATELSVNEYMALDRLMGALLTGQVVAVPRKQFINVMEELVLTEAITRIAVIEAEQDCALDLGDIAAYALNRLPPLYATTEEGAQYQRRRAEEELMDLITTQVREAIENSMARPEFHPERAAIGQKSGKEVFSQVSSLLQTYATDYEEPRRN; from the coding sequence ATGACGATGGGCATTGAGGACATTGTTGAGCAGGCTTTACGGAATGGGTATTTGACCCCAACCCAAGAAGCGGAAGTCGGCCGTATTTGTGATAAGGCCACCGAACTATCGGTCAATGAATACATGGCCCTAGATCGTTTGATGGGAGCCTTACTCACAGGACAAGTGGTGGCTGTTCCCCGCAAGCAGTTCATTAATGTCATGGAAGAATTAGTGCTCACCGAGGCCATTACCCGCATTGCCGTCATTGAAGCCGAGCAGGACTGCGCCCTCGATCTAGGGGATATTGCCGCCTATGCATTGAACCGGCTCCCCCCCCTCTATGCCACCACCGAAGAAGGGGCCCAATATCAGCGTCGTCGGGCCGAAGAAGAATTAATGGATTTGATTACAACCCAGGTTCGGGAAGCGATCGAGAACAGTATGGCTCGTCCCGAATTTCACCCAGAGCGGGCGGCAATCGGACAAAAATCGGGCAAGGAAGTCTTTTCGCAAGTCAGTTCTCTGCTGCAAACCTACGCTACGGATTACGAAGAACCCCGCCGCAATTAA
- a CDS encoding thiol-disulfide oxidoreductase DCC family protein gives MNYVIIYDGLCNLCVTFVRLLQQVDQSNQFAYVPMQAEAELERWQITPENCQGGMIILEGENPENRWQGSDAAEKIISLLPAGDGLMQVYRAVPWLKPSGDYLYGLIRDHRYEWFGQRQDCYGGCDRPRE, from the coding sequence ATGAATTACGTGATTATCTATGATGGTCTCTGTAATCTCTGCGTCACCTTTGTCCGTCTATTGCAACAGGTGGATCAGAGTAATCAGTTTGCCTATGTACCAATGCAGGCGGAGGCGGAGTTAGAACGCTGGCAAATAACCCCAGAGAATTGTCAGGGGGGAATGATCATCCTAGAGGGTGAGAATCCGGAAAATCGCTGGCAGGGAAGTGATGCTGCCGAAAAAATTATCTCTTTATTACCGGCTGGGGATGGCCTCATGCAGGTGTATCGTGCCGTACCGTGGCTCAAACCTAGCGGAGACTATCTCTATGGTCTGATCCGCGATCATCGCTATGAATGGTTTGGACAACGCCAGGACTGCTATGGTGGCTGCGATCGCCCTAGGGAATAG
- a CDS encoding efflux RND transporter permease subunit: protein MISEFFIKRPVFATVCSLVIILVGLISLPNLAVEYYPNVTPPTIQVNANYAGADAVTVETNVTTILETQINGVQGMNYIDSTSDSFGNSGIVITFEEGYDQDIAAVDVNNLISSVTSQLPSEVISTGVTVSKATTQIVAALAVYADEGSNYDSLFLSNYAQLFIVQPLQRLEGIGQVTIFGQRTYAMRIWLDPNKLASRGLAADDVVRALADQNIQVGAGIIGSPPAPQGQQFQFSIQAESRLASEQEFGDIVIQRGEDGSLIRVRDVGRTELGAQSYTTNFEFNGQPAIGIGIYQLAGANALDIFDLVTQEMAELAKSFPAGVKWQVGFSTTDAVQESIKEVVITLIIAIILVIAVIFLFLQDWRTTIIPSITIPVSLIGTFGFMDVFDFSINSLTMFGLVLATGLVVDDAIVVVENVTRLIEEENLTPMEAATRSMQEVSGALIATSLVMMAVFIPVTFMPGVTGRLYQQFALTIVFSIALSTFNALTLTPPLCALLLRQGNQEGNDFFLFRWINQFLDGMRRGYESNLNVIVRFKPLVMGIFALLLVFTYWLFGAVPGGFVPEEDQGYFVTIIQSPQGVSLEYTSDIVFDTADTIAKNPTVIDTFAIAGFSFFGSGSDKGIIFTSLKPWSERPTLDQILPEVQKAIAGETGAIVFASNVPTINLGGSGLGGFDMQVMDQQNLGLNTLEESVTELIEKANENPGLSRVSTPFSNNAPQLLVNIDRTRALALNTSIQDVFNAMQIYLGSVFVNQFTLFDRSWRVLIQADQQFRSNPDDINKIYVRSLDGNLIPLSNLVTVQQITGPPIVYHHNLFRSAEVTGQNVGNLSENQAMAVMAKLAQEVLPQGMGFAWTGGSLEATKSGGQAPLIFGLGLVFVFLVLSAQYESYVDPVIIIMSVPLAIMGALAAQWLRQLDNDVFCQIAMVMLIGLASKNAILIVEFANQIKESKGVSSVKAVINASEERLRPILMTAISFILGVFPLVIATGSGAKSRHSLGTAITGGMIAATFLSFFLVPVIYILVKDGEDYFRERFGKKPPESEPDPQSP, encoded by the coding sequence ATGATTAGCGAATTTTTTATTAAACGTCCCGTTTTTGCGACGGTTTGCTCCTTGGTGATCATCCTAGTGGGGTTGATCAGCTTACCTAACTTGGCTGTGGAATATTATCCCAACGTGACTCCCCCCACGATTCAGGTGAATGCCAATTATGCTGGGGCAGATGCAGTTACCGTGGAAACCAATGTCACCACGATTCTGGAAACCCAGATCAATGGTGTGCAAGGGATGAATTACATTGACTCCACCAGTGACAGTTTTGGCAATAGCGGTATTGTGATTACCTTTGAAGAGGGCTATGACCAGGATATTGCCGCCGTTGATGTGAATAACCTGATCTCCTCTGTCACCTCCCAGTTACCCTCGGAAGTTATTAGCACTGGGGTAACGGTCAGCAAAGCCACCACCCAAATTGTGGCAGCCTTGGCCGTCTATGCCGACGAGGGATCAAATTATGACTCCCTTTTCTTAAGCAATTATGCCCAACTGTTTATTGTGCAGCCTCTCCAGCGGTTAGAGGGTATTGGGCAGGTCACCATTTTTGGTCAACGAACCTATGCGATGCGGATCTGGTTAGATCCCAATAAACTGGCAAGTCGGGGCTTGGCCGCGGATGATGTGGTGCGGGCCCTAGCTGATCAAAATATTCAAGTGGGGGCAGGGATTATTGGCTCTCCCCCCGCCCCCCAGGGTCAGCAGTTTCAATTTTCCATTCAAGCGGAAAGTCGTTTAGCCAGCGAACAAGAATTTGGTGATATTGTCATCCAGCGCGGTGAAGATGGATCCTTAATCCGGGTGCGGGATGTGGGACGAACGGAGTTGGGTGCCCAGAGCTACACCACTAATTTTGAGTTCAATGGTCAGCCCGCTATCGGCATTGGCATTTATCAGTTGGCGGGAGCCAATGCCCTCGATATTTTCGACTTAGTCACCCAAGAGATGGCGGAATTAGCGAAATCCTTTCCGGCGGGGGTCAAGTGGCAGGTGGGCTTTAGCACCACTGATGCGGTGCAGGAGTCCATCAAGGAAGTGGTCATTACCCTGATTATTGCCATTATTTTGGTGATCGCAGTCATTTTCCTATTTCTGCAAGACTGGCGAACCACGATCATTCCCTCGATTACGATCCCGGTATCGTTGATTGGTACCTTTGGCTTCATGGATGTCTTTGACTTTTCCATCAATAGCTTGACCATGTTTGGTTTGGTATTGGCAACAGGATTGGTGGTGGATGATGCCATTGTGGTGGTGGAAAATGTCACCCGCCTAATTGAGGAAGAAAATCTAACGCCCATGGAGGCGGCTACCCGATCAATGCAGGAGGTCTCGGGTGCCTTGATTGCCACATCTTTGGTGATGATGGCGGTGTTTATTCCTGTAACGTTTATGCCGGGCGTGACCGGGCGACTCTATCAGCAGTTTGCCTTGACCATTGTTTTCTCTATTGCCCTATCTACGTTTAATGCCTTGACCCTAACGCCGCCCCTCTGTGCCCTATTACTGCGCCAAGGCAACCAGGAGGGGAATGATTTCTTTTTATTCCGCTGGATCAATCAATTCTTGGATGGGATGCGGCGGGGGTATGAAAGTAACCTAAATGTGATCGTTCGGTTTAAGCCCCTGGTTATGGGCATCTTTGCCCTACTCCTTGTCTTTACCTACTGGCTCTTTGGGGCCGTACCTGGGGGGTTTGTGCCGGAGGAAGATCAGGGCTACTTTGTTACCATTATTCAGTCGCCCCAGGGGGTATCTCTGGAATATACCAGTGATATTGTCTTTGATACCGCCGATACGATCGCCAAAAATCCGACGGTGATTGATACCTTTGCGATCGCCGGCTTTAGTTTCTTTGGTAGTGGTTCAGACAAGGGGATCATTTTCACCAGCCTCAAACCTTGGTCAGAGCGGCCAACCCTGGATCAAATTTTGCCGGAAGTACAAAAGGCGATCGCAGGAGAAACTGGTGCCATAGTTTTTGCCTCCAATGTGCCCACCATCAACCTAGGGGGAAGTGGCCTAGGTGGCTTTGATATGCAGGTGATGGATCAACAGAACCTAGGGCTAAATACCTTAGAGGAGTCGGTCACGGAGTTAATTGAAAAAGCCAATGAAAACCCTGGCTTGAGTCGGGTGAGTACGCCCTTTAGCAATAATGCGCCCCAGCTTTTAGTGAACATCGATCGCACCCGTGCCTTAGCCTTGAACACCAGTATCCAAGATGTTTTCAATGCCATGCAGATCTACTTGGGGTCGGTATTTGTTAACCAATTTACCCTCTTTGATCGCAGTTGGCGGGTCTTAATTCAGGCGGATCAGCAGTTTCGCTCTAATCCCGATGACATTAATAAGATTTACGTGCGATCCCTTGATGGTAATCTCATCCCCTTGAGCAACCTCGTCACCGTTCAGCAGATTACCGGGCCGCCCATTGTTTACCACCACAACCTCTTCCGTTCCGCTGAAGTTACAGGTCAAAACGTGGGCAACCTCAGTGAAAATCAGGCAATGGCCGTCATGGCCAAACTTGCCCAAGAGGTCTTACCCCAAGGCATGGGTTTTGCCTGGACCGGTGGATCCCTAGAAGCGACAAAATCAGGGGGACAAGCTCCCTTAATCTTTGGCTTGGGCTTGGTTTTCGTGTTCCTAGTGCTATCAGCCCAGTATGAAAGCTATGTGGATCCGGTCATTATCATTATGTCTGTCCCCTTGGCGATTATGGGTGCGTTAGCAGCTCAGTGGCTGCGGCAACTGGATAATGACGTGTTCTGCCAAATTGCCATGGTGATGCTGATTGGTTTAGCCAGTAAAAACGCTATCCTGATCGTAGAATTTGCCAATCAAATTAAAGAATCCAAGGGTGTATCCTCGGTTAAAGCGGTGATTAATGCCTCAGAGGAACGACTCCGCCCCATCCTCATGACCGCAATCTCGTTTATTTTAGGGGTTTTTCCCTTGGTGATTGCCACGGGGTCTGGGGCTAAATCCCGTCACTCCTTGGGAACCGCCATTACCGGTGGCATGATTGCGGCAACGTTTTTGAGTTTCTTTTTAGTCCCTGTCATCTACATCTTAGTGAAGGATGGCGAGGACTACTTCAGGGAACGCTTTGGCAAGAAACCGCCAGAATCGGAGCCAGATCCCCAATCCCCCTAA
- a CDS encoding efflux RND transporter periplasmic adaptor subunit, translating into MAKHSFVSSVLVGCLILGTAACGRSPQQEGPPAAGVKVAAVQSDMLAQTSTFNASLQSRRSIQVLPQVSGRIVQIFVDSGQTVAEGQPLLLIDPSQQQAVVAGSFAGIQSAQANVQNAQAELRALEAQRRADLATLEFNRVQAERYTVLFEEGAVSKEQAQSFILNFRTAQANLQATEADIRAQQATIIQLEKVFQEAQANTEAQAVLLNWYQVTAPFTGIVGNIPPRVGDFVTTQTSLMTLTENQPLEVYIQIPIEQGSNIRPGTEVELLAADGSVAGRSQVFFIAPITTNNTQTVLIKALYDNSNNSLRADQQIQARVIWDQRPGLLVPTTAVTNLAGQNFVFVAESDSDGKTVARQKAIQIGPIQGNSYQVTGGLNPGEKIVVSGIQRLRDGSPINPES; encoded by the coding sequence ATGGCTAAGCATAGTTTTGTCTCTTCGGTGCTTGTGGGTTGTCTTATTTTAGGAACAGCAGCCTGTGGGCGATCGCCCCAGCAGGAGGGCCCCCCCGCCGCCGGAGTAAAAGTTGCCGCAGTTCAATCGGATATGCTGGCCCAAACCTCGACGTTTAATGCCTCGCTCCAATCCCGGCGATCTATTCAAGTGCTCCCCCAAGTCTCAGGACGTATTGTACAAATCTTTGTTGACAGTGGTCAGACCGTTGCCGAAGGTCAGCCCCTGCTCTTAATAGATCCATCCCAGCAACAGGCCGTCGTTGCCGGTAGCTTTGCTGGAATTCAATCTGCCCAAGCCAATGTTCAAAATGCCCAAGCAGAACTGCGCGCCCTAGAGGCACAACGGCGGGCCGACCTAGCCACCCTAGAGTTCAATCGGGTTCAGGCAGAACGGTATACGGTTCTCTTTGAAGAAGGGGCCGTTTCCAAGGAGCAAGCCCAATCCTTTATTCTCAACTTCCGCACTGCCCAAGCCAATCTCCAGGCCACGGAGGCCGATATTCGCGCCCAGCAGGCCACCATTATTCAACTGGAAAAAGTCTTTCAAGAGGCCCAAGCCAACACTGAAGCCCAGGCGGTGCTTCTGAACTGGTATCAGGTAACGGCTCCTTTCACAGGCATAGTCGGTAACATTCCACCTAGGGTCGGAGACTTTGTGACAACCCAGACCAGTCTGATGACCCTGACGGAAAATCAACCCCTGGAGGTGTACATTCAAATTCCCATTGAGCAGGGATCTAATATTCGCCCAGGAACAGAGGTTGAGCTATTGGCCGCCGATGGCAGCGTTGCCGGCCGTAGCCAAGTATTCTTTATCGCCCCCATTACCACCAATAACACCCAAACGGTTTTAATTAAGGCACTCTACGATAACAGCAATAATAGCCTCCGAGCCGATCAGCAAATTCAGGCACGGGTAATCTGGGATCAACGCCCCGGACTCCTCGTACCCACGACGGCCGTGACCAATCTGGCGGGGCAAAACTTTGTCTTTGTCGCCGAAAGTGACTCCGACGGTAAAACGGTGGCTCGACAAAAAGCCATTCAAATCGGGCCCATTCAAGGGAATAGCTATCAAGTCACGGGAGGACTCAACCCCGGTGAAAAAATTGTGGTTTCCGGTATTCAACGCCTCCGTGACGGTTCTCCCATTAACCCTGAATCCTAG
- a CDS encoding DUF3593 domain-containing protein, which yields MATNLLFALSLFPYLGFLYFLSRTPQMPRLALVGFYTTLLFVGITIPVGIYAEGVYHTSLANVDTLHGGAEAFLTLANVLVALGFRQALNRLPSKPEEPNESL from the coding sequence ATGGCGACGAATCTTCTATTTGCCCTATCCCTATTTCCCTATCTAGGGTTTCTCTACTTTCTCAGCCGTACCCCCCAGATGCCACGGCTAGCTCTGGTCGGGTTTTATACAACCCTACTCTTTGTGGGCATTACCATTCCTGTCGGCATCTATGCAGAGGGGGTGTACCACACATCCTTAGCCAATGTGGATACTCTCCACGGTGGGGCTGAAGCCTTTTTAACCCTAGCCAATGTATTGGTTGCCCTAGGATTTCGCCAAGCCCTCAATCGTCTACCCTCCAAACCTGAAGAACCTAATGAGTCTCTATAG
- the sfsA gene encoding DNA/RNA nuclease SfsA, with translation MISKTDWYYPYPPLQRGYLKQRYKRFFADIELESGEMITAHCPNTGPMTGISTLGQPVMVSHSTNPKRKLAYTWEMINVSDGEAPIWVGVNTGQPNRVIGAALKDGILPELAGYVDIRCEVLYGQERSRVDFLLHDHNGQKRPVYVEVKSTTWAQGDLALFPDTVTTRGQKHLRELQALVSEARVCMLYFINRGDCDRFSPGDSADPTYGQLLRQAIQAGLEVLPYRFEVTPQGIYYRGQGTLVI, from the coding sequence ATGATATCCAAAACCGACTGGTACTATCCCTATCCACCTCTGCAACGGGGCTACCTCAAACAGCGTTATAAGCGATTCTTTGCCGACATTGAACTCGAAAGCGGCGAAATGATCACGGCCCATTGCCCCAATACCGGCCCCATGACCGGAATTTCTACCCTTGGCCAACCGGTGATGGTGTCCCACAGCACCAATCCCAAACGTAAGCTGGCCTACACCTGGGAAATGATTAATGTCAGCGACGGAGAAGCTCCGATCTGGGTGGGGGTGAATACGGGGCAACCCAATCGAGTCATTGGCGCAGCCCTGAAGGATGGAATTTTGCCAGAGTTGGCGGGGTATGTCGATATTCGCTGCGAAGTTCTCTACGGACAAGAACGGAGTCGTGTTGATTTTCTGCTCCACGATCACAATGGCCAAAAACGCCCTGTCTACGTGGAAGTTAAAAGCACTACCTGGGCCCAGGGGGATTTGGCACTCTTTCCAGATACCGTGACCACACGGGGACAAAAACATCTGCGAGAACTGCAAGCATTGGTATCCGAGGCACGGGTGTGTATGCTCTACTTTATTAATCGGGGCGACTGCGATCGCTTTAGTCCAGGGGACAGTGCGGATCCCACCTACGGCCAACTGTTGCGCCAAGCCATTCAGGCAGGATTAGAGGTCTTGCCCTATCGGTTTGAGGTGACACCCCAGGGGATTTACTATCGCGGTCAAGGAACCCTCGTCATTTAA